Within Pangasianodon hypophthalmus isolate fPanHyp1 chromosome 11, fPanHyp1.pri, whole genome shotgun sequence, the genomic segment cactttagagagaggaaattgttttagatattaacacttttagttttaagtttgattttagtatcatgttcatctggtgcttttctgttctgttcgtggtccagcttgtggttactctgtacaatggtcctgttccttcaataatatttagtacatgaatcaggaatgaacagcagcatttggaagtattttacattttatattgtgctcagtgatttgcatgtttgtatttgtatgctcaatgttttgcttaaaaacatgtttttacttATTAGAACTCACCTCTGTGTATCAGCCAAAGTTCAAATCCAAACTTAGAGAGAAGTTTAAacgaattaatgaaggaatctcacagcatggaggctcagcacttctgaacgagatctacacagagctctacatcacagagggttggagtggagaagtcaataatgaacatgaggtgagacagattgagacagcttccaggagaccagcaacacaggagacacccatcaaatgtaatgagctctttaaagacaagtccatcagaagtgtgctgactaaaggagttgctggaattggaaaaacagtctctgtgcagaagttcattctggactgggccgaaggaaaagcaaatcaggacgtcttcttcatgtttccacttccctttagagagctgaatctgatgaagcaggaaaatctcagtctgatgaatcttcttcatcactttttcccagaaatgagaaaactagaATTAATAGACTCCTACAAAGTGTtgttgatctttgatggtctggatgagtgtcgacttcctctaaatttccagaagaatgagagattgtgtgatgtgacagagtcagcctcagtggatgtgctgctgacaaacctcatcaaggggaatctgcttccctctgctctcctctggataacatCTCGACCAggtgcagccaatcagattcctcctgagtgtgtagaccaggtaacagaggtacgagggttcagtgatcctcagaaagaggagtacttcaggaagaggatcattgaccagagcctggccaataaagtcatcacacacatgaagtcttcaagaagcctctacatcatgtgccacatcccagtcttctgctggatttcagccactgttctagagagaatgttgggtgaagcagagagtggagagatccccaagactctgactcaaatgttcacacacttcctgatctttcagatcaaacacaaggaccaaaagtaccatcagaaatgtgaccctgatcctcagcagaccagagacagtatcctggcactgggaaaactggctttccaacagctggagaaagggaACCTGATCTtttatgaggaagacctgagagagtgtggcattgatgtcagagaagtgtcagtgtactcaggtgtgtgtactcaaatcttcagagaggagtttgggcttcacctggggaaggtgttcagctttgtacatctgagtgttcaggagtttctggctgctttatatgcatttctctccttcatcagcagaaatgtacCAGAACAACAAACTTCTGATCTGTCTGACCTTTTCAGAaagtcaaacatgtctgatttcctcaggagtgcagtggacaaggccttacagagtgagaatggacacctggacctgtttctccgcttccttctgggtctctcactggagtccaatcagaatctcttacgaggcttaatgccacagaaaggaagcagctctcacagcaaacaggaaacagtcgagtacatcaaggagaagatcagggagaatccatctccagagaaatccatcaatctattccactgtctgaatgaactgaatgatcattctttATTGCACGAAGTACAAAAATACCTGAAAAGAGGAGGTTACAGGTGTCTTAGTGGAACAAGACTCTCTcttgctcagtggtcagctctggtgtttgtgttgctgaactcagaacaggagaTGGATGTATTTGATTTGAGTAAATATGACCAATCCgaggaatgtcttctgaggctgctgccagtggttAAAGCCTCCAGAACAGCtgtgtgagtatttttatttataaatttattaatgtagGGGGCATGGTGGCCTactggttagcacatttgccttgcacctccagcgTTGGGAGTTAGATTCCTGCCTCCGCTCTgcgtgcatggagtttgcatgttctcaccatgcttcgggggtttcttCCGCGTaccctggtttcctccccaagtccaGAGACATGAGTTGTAGGCTGATTtccatctctaaattgtccgtagtgtgtgagtgtgtgtgtgtgcgcgcgattatgccctgcgatgggttggcacctcatccagggtgtacCCCCATcctgtgccccaagtcccctgggataggctccagttTACCCCGctaccctgtgtaggataagcagtacagaaaatggatggatggaatgtaTTAATGCAAggttcattattttaatgtaacactgaactgcactgtttggattaattacagaaaattGTTTCACTTTTTATAAAGAcgtttatacttttatactatTAAACTTTTTGTAAAGTCGTGTATCTAAGACATTAATGAATTCTTTGTAGGCTGCTCACTCTcatatgtgtgttatgtacatgacctaatggtcttataataaattgtagctgagagattgtggagtgcagaaagatgtccctgctcctgtaaatgtgctgatgtggtgtcctgtcctctgatttctgtgtgtgagagaaacacactgacatttctgttacatgttacactttagctgtattatggctgtgtttgtatgtttgagatcagtgttctgatatttcatcatttctcttccaggctgtgggAGTGTAaactgacagaggaaagctgtagagttctgtcctcagttctcagctcaaactcctccagtctgagagaactgaacctgagtggaaataaactgcaggattcaggagtgaagctgctctctgagggactggagaatccacactgtacactggagaaactggAGTAAgatattccacacacacacacacacacacacacacacacacacacttaactgaGACAATTTCGTGTTTCAACCCAATTTATAGCAGAGTTTTAATAACCGCAGCAACATGTGTTGTTGCTGCCGCTAttaattgttgtgtgtgtgagatggagagtaaatgtattgtaaataaAGACTGGCTAGCATTGACAAAGATACAGCTAGTTAAATAGATGGGAAATAGAAGGGGAAATCTGGGGAAGATAAAATGAAACTCCCCATTGTCACCTGACCTCAGAATTGTCACATCAGTGGATGAAACAAACTGGCACTCAAAGCCACTTTCTGCCAAGGCTTAAACCAGGAAGTGCTCACAGGTCTGGCCTGCCGAGATGACAAGATGTCCCTTGATTCCCTGATTGATTTAGCTATCCGTCTGGATCACCTCATCTGGAACCAGCAAGTGCATAATTGTGTTGCGAGTCCAACTCCTGAAATGGACTGCTCTGTGCCTATGCAGCTGGGTCAGACCAGGTTAAGCACTGCAGAATGTGAGAAACGGAGGATGGAAAAACTGTGTTTCTACTGCGGTCAACCCCCTTCACTTTATGGCGCAATCCCAATTCCTTGTCAAACCCAACTTCGCTAAGAGACCTCCACCCATGCCACCACAGTGAGTCCATCTCAGTTTTTGCTCACCAGTCCTTTACCCTGAATGTGCAGATAAAACTCAGACCATGTCTCTGTTCTCTCAGTGCTGATAGACTCTGGAGCAGCTGGGAATTTCATGGACCATGATACCATTAGGAAGCCCAACATACCCACACAGCCATTTCAACATCCCTTAAAAATCCATGCTATTGATGGAGGACCCATAGGAAATGGTACAGTCACTCTGTGTACCAAACCCCTCCTGCTCAAGGTCAGCACTCTCCACCAGGAGTACATTCCCTTCCTCATCACCATCACAGCTGGTATTTAGGAAGGCTAAAGCTGCTACCAGGCACCATTCTGCCATGCAATCGAATCTATCCCCTCTCCTTAGCTGAACAACAGGCAGTGGAGGAATATATCCAAGAGGCATTACAACAGGGCTACATCCTGCATCTGCAGGATTCATCATTGTGCAGAAGAAAGTATGTGGACTTAGGACATGCACTGATTATAATGGACTCAACCAGATCACAGTAAAGTATTGATATCCCCTCCTGCTTGTGCCACCTGTCTTGGAGCAACTTCATTCTGCCAAGATATTCACCAATCTTGATCCGGACAGTGCCTAGAACCGCATTCGCATCAGAGAGGGTGACAAGTGAAAGATGGCCTTTAGCACCACATCTGGCCACATTGAGTACTGCATCATGCCATAATGGGCTCTCTTGCACCCCTTCAGCCTTCCAATGCCTCAGAAATTATGTCTTAAGGGATATGCTAGGGAAATTTGGAATTGTGTACATTGATGACACGTTGAGGAGTCCTTGCATGTCTCCTTGACAATCAAGTCTatgtaaaatggaaaaaatgtgaatttcatCTCCTTTCTGGGGTACATCATAGGGCCTGAGTGAGTGGCCATGGACCAGGAAAAGGTGTCTGCTTTGGCCCACTCCCAAGACTGTCATGGTACTTCAAAGATTTCTAGGTTTTGCAATTTTCTATTGACTGTTCATCAGGGCTTTATGTCTATGGAAGGGACCCAAGCATCTGGCATGGAACACAGCAGACAATGAAGCCTTCAAGAAGCTTTCCCCACCACTCCCATTTTGAAGCACCCAGATCCCTCTAAGCTATTCAGTGTGGAAGaagtcacatatacattacagcacagtgaaatacttttcttcacatatcccagcttgttggaagctggggtcagagcacagggtcagcccaGATACAGCACCCCTCAAGCAGggaagggcccagcagtggcagctggggcttgaacccctaacattctgatcagtaacccagagccttaaccattgagccaccactgctaCATCTGGAGTGGGAGTGGTTCTTTCCTAAAGGTTTGGAGATAAACCTAAACTCTACCTGGTGGCTTTCTACACTAAGCAGCCTTCACCAGCTGAACAAAACTACAACATTGGTAATTGAGAGTTGCTGGCTGTGAAACTTGCCTTAGAGGAGTGGTGTCACTGGTTGGACAGAGTGGCCCATCCCTTCATTTTCTTCACAGATCATAAGAACCTTGAGTACCTGAAAACAGCCAAGCTCTTGAACTCTCACCAAGCCCGGTGGGCCTTGTTCTTCGCTCATTTTGATTTCATGCTCTCTTGTAGGCCCAGCTCCAAGAACACCAAGGCAGACAACAAGGAACAGAAGGTGGAACACATACTGCCCCCTCCTGCTTCGTGAAAACTATAGCGTGGGATATCGACAAAGAGATCACTCgcaaagagacaaagagatcACTCGcacaccattaaaaaaaataaataaataaataaaaaatgttcctCCTTCATGTTGACCAGACAGAACCTAAACTAAGAAGTAAGCTCATCACTTGGGCACACATGACCCCAGCCACAGGACATCTAGGCATGCACAGGATGCACCACCTGTTGAAGGTGAAGTATTGGTAGCCTAATATGGTAAAGGACATCCACAGATTAATCTCTTCATACACTGCTTGTGCACAGGCCAAGGTGCCATGCACTCTCCCAGCTTGTAAGCTTATGCCTTTACCCACACCCCACCGACCCTGGTCTCACCTCGCCATAGCCTTCATCACAGACCTCCCTGAGTCATGGGATAACACCATGATTATGGTAATCATAGATCAATCCTTTCTAGTTTGCCCACTTCCTTCAAAATTGCTGTACTTATCTTCATGCACATGTTTCATTACTATGGGATCCCCAAAGTCACTGTAAATGATTGAGGCACACAGTTCACCTCCAGGGTCTGAGCCAGCTTCATGGAGAGTCTGGGATTCTCTGTAAGTCTTTGTCTGGCTATCTCCCACAAGCTAACAGGCAAGTGGAACGAGCACA encodes:
- the LOC113524564 gene encoding NACHT, LRR and PYD domains-containing protein 12-like isoform X1, encoding MTSNMSVSGKQDLKKDERMMERKRSDSPEPSCVSMKSDQSMEHPVTFRDRDSSTDVRPQKKKSNISRNQMESIFKELEHKVITLIKNELKRFRKLLSPDYPACTEREVEDEEDLHSVREGVLKITLHVLKNMNHTDLANTLHNKLTSVYQPKFKSKLREKFKRINEGISQHGGSALLNEIYTELYITEGWSGEVNNEHEVRQIETASRRPATQETPIKCNELFKDKSIRSVLTKGVAGIGKTVSVQKFILDWAEGKANQDVFFMFPLPFRELNLMKQENLSLMNLLHHFFPEMRKLELIDSYKVLLIFDGLDECRLPLNFQKNERLCDVTESASVDVLLTNLIKGNLLPSALLWITSRPGAANQIPPECVDQVTEVRGFSDPQKEEYFRKRIIDQSLANKVITHMKSSRSLYIMCHIPVFCWISATVLERMLGEAESGEIPKTLTQMFTHFLIFQIKHKDQKYHQKCDPDPQQTRDSILALGKLAFQQLEKGNLIFYEEDLRECGIDVREVSVYSGVCTQIFREEFGLHLGKVFSFVHLSVQEFLAALYAFLSFISRNVPEQQTSDLSDLFRKSNMSDFLRSAVDKALQSENGHLDLFLRFLLGLSLESNQNLLRGLMPQKGSSSHSKQETVEYIKEKIRENPSPEKSINLFHCLNELNDHSLLHEVQKYLKRGGYRCLSGTRLSLAQWSALVFVLLNSEQEMDVFDLSKYDQSEECLLRLLPVVKASRTAVLWECKLTEESCRVLSSVLSSNSSSLRELNLSGNKLQDSGVKLLSEGLENPHCTLEKLELRECNLTEESCRALSSVLRSNFSSLRELNLSENKLQDSGVKLLSAGLKNPHCTLEILELCECNLTEESCRVLSSVLSSNSSSLRELNLSDNKLQDSGVKLLSAGLENPHCTLEKLRLCECNLTEESCRVLSSVLSSNSSSVRELNLSNNKLLNSGVKLLSTGLENPHCKLEKLRLCECNLTEESCRVLSSVLSSNFSSLRELNLSYNKLQDSGVKLLSAGLENPHCTLEILRMRYCSITDEGCAALASALRSNSSSHLRELDLNDNNPGESGVKLLSDLLKDPHCTLETLHIELY
- the LOC113524564 gene encoding NLR family CARD domain-containing protein 3-like isoform X2; this translates as MTSNMSVSGKQDLKKDERMMERKRSDSPEPSCVSMKSDQSMEHPVTFRDRDSSTDVRPQKKKSNISRNQMESIFKELEHKVITLIKNELKRFRKLLSPDYPACTEREVEDEEDLHSVREGVLKITLHVLKNMNHTDLANTLHNKLTSVYQPKFKSKLREKFKRINEGISQHGGSALLNEIYTELYITEGWSGEVNNEHEVRQIETASRRPATQETPIKCNELFKDKSIRSVLTKGVAGIGKTVSVQKFILDWAEGKANQDVFFMFPLPFRELNLMKQENLSLMNLLHHFFPEMRKLELIDSYKVLLIFDGLDECRLPLNFQKNERLCDVTESASVDVLLTNLIKGNLLPSALLWITSRPGAANQIPPECVDQVTEVRGFSDPQKEEYFRKRIIDQSLANKVITHMKSSRSLYIMCHIPVFCWISATVLERMLGEAESGEIPKTLTQMFTHFLIFQIKHKDQKYHQKCDPDPQQTRDSILALGKLAFQQLEKGNLIFYEEDLRECGIDVREVSVYSGVCTQIFREEFGLHLGKVFSFVHLSVQEFLAALYAFLSFISRNVPEQQTSDLSDLFRKSNMSDFLRSAVDKALQSENGHLDLFLRFLLGLSLESNQNLLRGLMPQKGSSSHSKQETVEYIKEKIRENPSPEKSINLFHCLNELNDHSLLHEVQKYLKRGGYRCLSGTRLSLAQWSALVFVLLNSEQEMDVFDLSKYDQSEECLLRLLPVVKASRTAVLWECKLTEESCRVLSSVLSSNSSSLRELNLSGNKLQDSGVKLLSEGLENPHCTLEKLELRECNLTEESCRALSSVLRSNFSSLRELNLSENKLQDSGVKLLSAGLKNPHCTLEILEMRYCSITDEGCAALASALRSNSSSHLRELNLYGNNPGETGVKLLSDLLKDPHCKLETLHIESYFPTRMGI